The following coding sequences lie in one Pseudomonas sp. SL4(2022) genomic window:
- a CDS encoding FAD-dependent oxidoreductase yields the protein MTERLNNDFQFIEVGRKDPKKKLLRQRKKEFVEIYDNFKPAQAADQAHRCLGCGNPYCEWKCPVHNFIPNWLKLVSEGNILAAAELSHQTNTLPEVCGRVCPQDRLCEGACTLNDGFGAVTIGSVEKYITDTAFAMGWRPDMSKVKPTGKRVAVIGAGPAGLGCADVLVRNGVTPVVFDKNPEIGGLLTFGIPEFKLEKSVLSNRREVFTGMGVEFRLNTEIGTDITMQQLLDEYDAVFMGMGTYTYMKGGFPGEDLPGVTDALDFLIANVNRNLGFEKNAEDFIDMKGKRVVVLGGGDTAMDCNRTSIRQGAKSVTCAYRRDEENMPGSRKEVKNAKEEGVKFLFNRQPIAIVGEDKVEGVKVVETRLGEPDARGRRSPEPIPGSEEIIPAEAVLIAFGFRPSPAAWFSDFKIDTDSQGRVVAPEQSQFKHQTSNPKIFAGGDMVRGSDLVVTAIFEGRNAAEGILDYLGV from the coding sequence ATGACTGAACGTCTGAATAACGACTTCCAGTTCATCGAAGTCGGGCGCAAAGACCCGAAGAAGAAACTGTTGCGTCAGCGTAAGAAAGAGTTCGTCGAGATCTACGACAACTTCAAGCCTGCGCAAGCGGCTGACCAGGCACACCGTTGCCTGGGCTGCGGCAACCCCTATTGCGAATGGAAGTGCCCGGTGCACAACTTCATTCCCAACTGGCTCAAGCTGGTGTCCGAGGGCAACATCCTCGCCGCCGCCGAACTGTCGCACCAGACCAACACCCTGCCGGAAGTCTGCGGCCGCGTGTGTCCGCAGGACCGTCTGTGCGAGGGTGCATGCACCCTCAATGACGGCTTCGGCGCGGTGACCATCGGCTCGGTGGAGAAGTACATCACCGACACGGCCTTTGCCATGGGCTGGCGTCCGGACATGTCGAAGGTCAAACCGACGGGCAAGCGTGTCGCGGTGATCGGTGCCGGTCCTGCCGGTCTCGGTTGCGCTGACGTGCTGGTGCGCAACGGTGTGACCCCGGTGGTGTTCGACAAGAACCCGGAAATCGGCGGCCTGCTGACCTTCGGCATCCCCGAGTTCAAGCTGGAGAAGAGCGTGCTGAGCAATCGCCGCGAAGTCTTCACCGGCATGGGCGTCGAGTTCCGCCTGAACACCGAGATCGGCACAGACATCACCATGCAGCAGCTGCTGGATGAGTACGATGCCGTGTTTATGGGCATGGGCACCTACACCTACATGAAGGGCGGCTTCCCCGGTGAAGACCTGCCGGGCGTTACCGATGCGCTGGATTTCCTCATCGCCAACGTCAACCGCAACCTCGGTTTCGAGAAGAACGCGGAAGACTTTATCGACATGAAAGGTAAGCGCGTGGTGGTTCTGGGTGGTGGTGACACCGCGATGGACTGCAACCGTACCTCGATTCGCCAGGGCGCCAAGTCGGTGACTTGCGCCTATCGCCGCGACGAAGAAAACATGCCGGGTTCGCGCAAGGAAGTGAAGAACGCCAAGGAAGAAGGGGTGAAATTCCTCTTCAACCGTCAGCCGATCGCTATCGTCGGTGAGGACAAGGTTGAAGGCGTGAAAGTGGTCGAGACCCGTCTCGGCGAGCCGGATGCCCGTGGCCGTCGCAGCCCCGAGCCGATTCCGGGCTCCGAGGAAATCATCCCGGCGGAAGCCGTGCTGATCGCGTTCGGTTTCCGTCCAAGCCCGGCGGCCTGGTTCAGCGATTTCAAGATCGACACCGACAGTCAAGGCCGTGTCGTTGCGCCCGAGCAGTCGCAGTTCAAGCACCAGACCAGCAACCCGAAGATCTTCGCCGGCGGCGACATGGTCCGTGGTTCCGATCTGGTGGTGACGGCAATCTTCGAAGGCAGGAACGCCGCCGAAGGTATCCTCGACTACCTCGGCGTGTAG
- the hemE gene encoding uroporphyrinogen decarboxylase: protein MTALKNDRFLRALLKQPVDVTPVWMMRQAGRYLPEYRATRAKAGNFVNLMKNPELACEVTIQPLDRYPQLDAAILFSDILTIPDAMGQGLYFETGEGPRFQKVISSMADIEALPIPDPEQDLGYVMDAVRNIRRELSGRVPLIGFTGSPWTLATYMVEGGSSKDFRKSKAMLYDNPQAMHALLDKLAQSVTAYLNGQIKAGAQAVQIFDSWGGSLSAAAYQEFSLAYMKKIVDGLIREHDGRRVPVILFTKGGGLWLESMAETGAEALGLDWTCDIGSARARVGNKVALQGNMDPSVLYANPAAIRAEVGRILAAYGHGSGQVFNLGHGITPEVNPANAGAFFEAVHELSAQYHQ, encoded by the coding sequence ATGACCGCCCTGAAAAACGACCGTTTTCTTCGTGCCCTGCTCAAGCAGCCGGTGGACGTTACGCCTGTATGGATGATGCGTCAGGCAGGTCGTTATCTGCCCGAATACCGCGCCACTCGCGCCAAGGCCGGTAACTTCGTCAACTTGATGAAGAATCCGGAGCTGGCGTGCGAGGTCACCATTCAACCGCTGGACCGTTACCCGCAGTTGGATGCCGCGATTCTGTTCTCCGACATCCTGACCATCCCCGATGCCATGGGCCAGGGCCTGTATTTCGAGACCGGTGAAGGCCCGCGCTTTCAAAAAGTCATCAGCTCAATGGCTGATATCGAGGCGCTGCCGATCCCCGACCCTGAGCAGGACTTGGGGTATGTAATGGACGCCGTGCGCAATATCCGTCGTGAACTCAGTGGCCGTGTGCCGTTGATCGGCTTTACCGGCAGCCCCTGGACCCTGGCCACCTATATGGTCGAAGGCGGCTCGTCGAAGGACTTCCGCAAGTCCAAGGCCATGCTCTACGACAACCCGCAGGCCATGCATGCGCTGCTCGACAAGCTCGCGCAGTCGGTCACGGCCTACCTCAATGGGCAGATCAAGGCCGGCGCTCAGGCCGTGCAGATATTCGACTCCTGGGGCGGCAGCCTGTCAGCGGCGGCCTATCAGGAATTCTCCCTGGCCTACATGAAGAAGATTGTGGATGGCTTGATTCGCGAGCACGACGGTCGCCGTGTGCCGGTCATTCTGTTCACCAAGGGTGGCGGTCTGTGGTTAGAGTCGATGGCTGAAACCGGCGCTGAGGCACTGGGTTTGGACTGGACCTGCGACATCGGCAGCGCCCGCGCCCGCGTTGGCAACAAGGTGGCGCTGCAGGGCAACATGGACCCGAGCGTGCTGTACGCCAACCCGGCGGCGATTCGTGCTGAAGTCGGGCGTATTCTTGCCGCTTATGGTCATGGCAGTGGTCAGGTGTTCAACCTGGGGCACGGCATCACCCCGGAAGTTAACCCCGCCAATGCTGGCGCGTTCTTCGAAGCGGTGCATGAGCTGTCGGCGCAGTACCATCAGTAA
- a CDS encoding c-type cytochrome → MSNKRSLIGLFMALTLIGSVPALADVDGQALYRQHCAKCHAEDGRANTMRGWLYFAQNLSKAKWQDNNSDRDILDAIQEGPGAMPGYADTLSEAEQLALVKAVRELRKP, encoded by the coding sequence ATGTCAAATAAGCGCTCCCTGATCGGCCTGTTTATGGCATTGACCCTGATCGGTAGCGTACCCGCACTGGCTGACGTAGACGGCCAAGCGTTGTATCGACAACATTGCGCCAAATGCCACGCCGAAGACGGCCGCGCCAACACCATGCGCGGCTGGTTGTACTTTGCGCAGAACCTGAGCAAGGCCAAATGGCAGGACAACAACAGTGACCGTGACATCCTCGACGCCATTCAGGAAGGTCCAGGTGCCATGCCCGGTTACGCCGACACACTCAGCGAAGCCGAACAGCTGGCGCTGGTAAAAGCTGTGCGGGAGTTGCGTAAGCCCTGA
- a CDS encoding excinuclease encodes MNAKSWILVAACTSLFPAISQARDTTHFLPFDAVVQEALSAGRLDGSVKFYLAGNQPAGSSSVLKAGVTTSKKTNAFNKSDQAACNWALQSALVHLQKAAKAAGANAVVDIASNYKHVEYKDSQKYECHAGALMAGVALKGNLANVK; translated from the coding sequence ATGAACGCCAAATCCTGGATTCTCGTAGCAGCCTGCACCAGCTTGTTCCCCGCCATCAGCCAGGCCCGTGACACCACCCACTTTCTGCCGTTTGACGCAGTCGTTCAGGAAGCACTGAGTGCGGGCAGACTCGACGGCAGTGTTAAGTTCTACCTGGCAGGAAACCAACCGGCAGGGTCGAGCAGTGTGCTTAAGGCCGGTGTAACCACCAGCAAAAAGACCAACGCTTTTAACAAAAGCGATCAAGCCGCCTGCAACTGGGCTTTGCAATCCGCCTTAGTTCATCTGCAAAAAGCAGCCAAGGCTGCTGGGGCCAATGCGGTCGTGGATATCGCCAGCAACTACAAACACGTTGAGTACAAAGACAGCCAAAAGTATGAATGCCACGCCGGTGCATTGATGGCAGGCGTAGCACTTAAAGGGAACCTCGCCAATGTCAAATAA
- a CDS encoding beta-ketoacyl-ACP synthase, translated as MNGCKRVVVTGMAGVTSLGSDWSTIQANFRAGKSGIRYMHEWDRFSELNTRLGGPVDDFVTPKHWNRKQTRSMGRVSKLVVYAAERALEHAGLLGDESIKDGRMGVACGSSTGSTDEIKAFGNMLLNSVADGLNANSYIRMMPHTTAANISIFFGLKGRLIPTSSACTSGSQGIGYAYEAIKFGRLPMMLAGGAEELCPTEAMVFDALYATSLKNDAPHTSPRPYDSGRDGLVIGEGAGILVLEELEHALARGATIHAEIVGFGCNADGQHATKPVQATMRGAMELALQDAGLAPSAIGYVNGHGTATDQGDVAETLATQELFGSQMPISSQKSYFGHTLGACGALESWFSIEMMNADSYVPTLNLDTVDPACGELDYLRGEFRQMNHQYVMNNNFAFGGVNTSLIFKRWS; from the coding sequence ATGAACGGATGCAAACGGGTGGTAGTCACCGGCATGGCCGGGGTGACCTCGCTGGGCAGCGACTGGTCGACGATTCAAGCCAACTTTAGAGCCGGCAAAAGTGGCATCCGCTACATGCACGAATGGGACAGGTTCAGCGAACTGAACACCCGCCTCGGCGGCCCGGTGGACGATTTCGTCACCCCCAAGCATTGGAACCGCAAACAGACCCGCAGCATGGGCCGCGTCTCCAAGCTGGTGGTGTACGCCGCCGAGCGCGCGCTGGAACATGCCGGCCTGCTCGGTGACGAGTCGATCAAGGACGGTCGTATGGGCGTGGCCTGCGGCTCTTCCACCGGCAGCACCGACGAGATCAAGGCATTCGGCAATATGCTGCTCAACTCAGTGGCCGACGGCCTCAATGCCAACTCCTATATCCGCATGATGCCGCACACCACGGCCGCCAATATCAGCATCTTTTTCGGCCTCAAGGGTCGCCTGATCCCCACCTCCAGCGCCTGCACCAGTGGCAGCCAGGGTATCGGCTACGCCTATGAAGCGATCAAGTTCGGCCGCCTGCCGATGATGCTCGCCGGCGGTGCCGAGGAACTGTGCCCCACCGAAGCCATGGTCTTCGATGCGCTCTATGCCACCAGCCTGAAAAACGACGCGCCGCACACCTCACCGCGCCCTTATGACAGCGGCCGCGATGGTTTGGTGATCGGTGAAGGCGCCGGCATCCTGGTGCTGGAAGAGCTGGAACATGCACTGGCGCGGGGCGCGACCATCCACGCCGAAATCGTCGGCTTTGGCTGCAACGCCGACGGCCAACACGCCACCAAACCCGTGCAGGCGACCATGCGCGGGGCGATGGAGCTGGCGCTGCAGGATGCCGGTTTAGCGCCTTCCGCCATCGGTTACGTCAACGGCCACGGCACCGCCACCGACCAGGGCGACGTCGCGGAAACCCTGGCGACCCAGGAACTGTTCGGCAGCCAGATGCCGATCAGCTCGCAGAAGAGCTACTTCGGCCACACCCTGGGTGCCTGCGGCGCGCTGGAGTCCTGGTTCAGTATCGAAATGATGAACGCCGACAGCTATGTGCCGACCCTGAACCTGGACACGGTCGATCCGGCCTGTGGCGAACTCGACTACCTGCGCGGTGAATTCCGCCAGATGAACCACCAGTACGTGATGAACAACAACTTCGCCTTTGGCGGGGTGAATACCTCGCTGATCTTTAAACGCTGGAGCTGA
- the fabG gene encoding 3-oxoacyl-ACP reductase FabG: MRETILVTGSSRGIGRAIALRLAKSGYDIVLHCRARREEAEAVQAQILELGQQARILQFDVSDRAACRAALEADVERHGAYYGVVCNAGLTRDGAFPALSEDDWDIVMRTNLDGFYNVLHPLTMPMVRRRKAGRIVCITSVSGLIGNRGQVNYSASKAGIIGAAKALAIELGKRKITVNCVAPGLIDTEILDADVPIEEILKMVPAQRMGTPEEVAGAVNFLMSEEAAYITRQVLAVNGGLC, encoded by the coding sequence CTGCGCGAAACCATACTGGTCACCGGCTCCAGCCGTGGCATCGGCCGGGCGATTGCCCTGCGCCTGGCCAAAAGCGGCTATGACATCGTGCTGCATTGCCGCGCCCGCCGCGAGGAAGCCGAAGCGGTGCAGGCGCAGATCCTTGAGCTAGGCCAGCAGGCGCGCATTCTGCAGTTCGACGTGTCCGACCGCGCCGCCTGCCGCGCGGCGCTGGAGGCCGATGTCGAGCGGCACGGCGCCTATTATGGGGTCGTGTGTAATGCCGGCCTGACCCGCGACGGTGCTTTCCCGGCGCTGAGCGAGGACGACTGGGACATCGTCATGCGCACCAATCTGGACGGTTTCTATAACGTGCTGCATCCGTTGACCATGCCTATGGTGCGACGGCGCAAGGCCGGACGCATCGTCTGCATCACTTCGGTATCCGGGCTGATTGGCAACCGCGGCCAGGTCAACTACAGCGCCTCCAAGGCCGGCATCATCGGTGCCGCCAAGGCCTTGGCGATCGAGCTGGGCAAGCGCAAGATCACGGTCAACTGCGTCGCACCCGGACTGATCGATACCGAAATTCTCGATGCCGATGTACCCATCGAGGAAATCCTCAAGATGGTGCCGGCGCAACGTATGGGCACCCCGGAAGAAGTGGCCGGCGCGGTGAATTTTCTGATGTCCGAGGAGGCGGCCTACATTACCCGTCAGGTCCTCGCGGTGAACGGTGGGTTGTGCTGA
- a CDS encoding hotdog family protein produces the protein MNQWPIAELIPHAGDMILIDQVLRFGDEDIETQLTIRNGGLFNLEDGSLPAWVGIELMAQSVAAYAGCQARLRGEPVELGFLLGTRKYECNVERFPAGAELHIHASRSLQDDNGMGVFECQLRGPGIEALARLNVFRPPQVDSYLQEEFQETQP, from the coding sequence ATGAACCAATGGCCAATCGCCGAACTGATCCCCCACGCCGGTGACATGATCCTGATCGATCAGGTGCTGCGCTTTGGCGACGAGGACATCGAAACCCAGCTGACCATCCGCAACGGCGGCCTGTTCAACCTGGAGGACGGCAGCCTGCCGGCCTGGGTCGGCATCGAGCTGATGGCGCAGAGCGTGGCGGCCTACGCCGGCTGCCAGGCGCGCCTGCGCGGCGAGCCGGTGGAGTTGGGCTTTCTGCTCGGTACACGCAAGTACGAGTGCAATGTCGAACGTTTCCCGGCCGGAGCCGAGCTGCATATCCATGCGAGCCGCTCGCTGCAGGATGATAACGGCATGGGCGTGTTCGAATGCCAGCTGCGCGGTCCCGGCATCGAGGCCCTGGCCCGGCTTAACGTATTCCGCCCCCCCCAGGTGGACAGCTACCTTCAGGAAGAATTTCAGGAAACTCAGCCATGA
- a CDS encoding DUF3261 domain-containing protein, whose product MRHAWLIGLCLLLAACAAQTPLLAPSPALVVALPLALQVQRQQVATQQTWWLVLQNEPEGLRASLFDPLGVPLARQVLRAGQWQNDGLLPPNAEARELFSALLFALTPDAQLPRQYPVDHWRLDADGTRWLNPQWRIRYRAPLDFTLNRSPDLIYQVSPLPDDKAP is encoded by the coding sequence ATGCGCCATGCTTGGCTTATCGGCCTGTGCCTGCTGCTCGCGGCCTGCGCCGCGCAGACGCCACTGCTGGCCCCGTCACCTGCGCTGGTGGTGGCGTTACCGCTGGCCCTGCAGGTGCAGCGCCAGCAGGTCGCCACCCAGCAAACCTGGTGGTTGGTGCTGCAGAACGAGCCGGAGGGGTTGCGCGCGTCGTTGTTCGACCCGCTCGGCGTTCCCCTCGCACGCCAGGTGTTGCGCGCCGGCCAGTGGCAGAACGACGGCTTGTTGCCGCCCAACGCCGAAGCCCGCGAGTTGTTCAGCGCGCTGCTGTTTGCCCTCACGCCCGACGCGCAACTGCCCAGACAGTATCCGGTTGACCACTGGCGACTTGATGCAGACGGCACCCGCTGGCTTAACCCACAGTGGCGAATCCGTTACCGTGCGCCGCTGGATTTCACCCTGAACCGTTCACCCGATCTGATCTATCAGGTCAGCCCTCTCCCTGACGACAAGGCACCCTGA
- a CDS encoding class I SAM-dependent methyltransferase: MHNPAATYVEETRFGFWFLQSHVWQHHVLRVAINDLRGLFTSALPESPLLLDAGCGQGKSFGLLAEAFKPARIIGLDADPHSLDCSRAEAARLGLEVQLIASDCAAIDLADASVDLLFCHQTFHHLVEQEQALAEFWRVLKPGGYLLFAESTQYYIDTWVIRWLFRHPMQVQKSAEGYLDMLRGQGFEFAADNVSYPYLWWSRAKDFGLLERWGLMKPKPVGQRHETLVNVVARKPLEPRS; this comes from the coding sequence ATGCACAACCCGGCTGCTACCTACGTCGAAGAAACTCGCTTCGGTTTCTGGTTCTTGCAGAGCCACGTCTGGCAGCACCATGTGCTGCGCGTGGCGATCAATGACCTGCGCGGCCTGTTCACCTCTGCGCTACCCGAGTCACCGCTGTTGCTGGATGCCGGCTGTGGCCAGGGCAAGTCGTTCGGCTTGCTCGCCGAGGCGTTCAAGCCCGCGCGGATAATCGGTCTGGATGCCGATCCGCACAGCCTCGACTGCTCACGTGCCGAGGCCGCGCGCCTGGGCCTGGAGGTGCAACTGATCGCCAGCGACTGCGCGGCCATCGACCTGGCCGATGCCAGCGTTGATTTGCTGTTCTGTCACCAGACCTTCCACCACCTGGTCGAGCAGGAACAGGCCCTGGCCGAGTTCTGGCGCGTGCTCAAGCCGGGAGGCTACCTGCTGTTTGCCGAGTCGACCCAGTACTACATCGACACCTGGGTGATCCGCTGGCTGTTCCGCCACCCCATGCAGGTGCAAAAAAGCGCCGAAGGCTATCTAGACATGCTGCGCGGCCAAGGCTTCGAATTCGCTGCCGACAATGTCTCCTACCCCTACCTGTGGTGGAGCCGCGCCAAGGACTTCGGCCTGCTGGAACGCTGGGGTTTGATGAAGCCCAAGCCGGTCGGCCAACGCCATGAAACCCTGGTCAACGTGGTGGCGCGCAAGCCGCTGGAGCCACGCAGCTGA
- a CDS encoding NAD(P)/FAD-dependent oxidoreductase, with protein MKSLEVEQRQVVVIGAGPSGAIAAALLKRNGHDVLVLERQRFPRFSIGESLLSHCLDFVEEAGMLDAVRAAGFQTKHGAAFGWGERYTEFDFRDTFTQGQGSTYQVLRADFDKLLADQAELQGVEIRYEEEIFAVDFSGDCPRLSVRRLADGHEYQVECAFVLDGSGYGRVLPRLLDLDTPSSFPVRQAVFTHVEDRSEGSGFDREKILITTHPTLRDVWFWTIPFSNGRCSVGVVADATRYQGRPADLDACLKQFIEETPSLHKVLKNAVWDTPARTIGGYSANVKALHGPGFALLGNAAEFLDPVFSSGVTIAMRSASMAAGLLHRQLRGETVDWEQDFAIPLKRGVDTFRVYVEGWYDGSFQDVIYFEKAQPEIRRMISSILAGYAWDQNNPYVAEPKRRLRVLAEVCAAH; from the coding sequence ATGAAGTCTCTTGAAGTCGAACAACGCCAAGTCGTCGTTATCGGGGCCGGCCCTTCCGGGGCAATCGCCGCGGCGCTGCTCAAACGCAACGGCCATGACGTACTGGTGCTGGAGCGCCAACGCTTCCCACGGTTTTCGATTGGCGAGAGCCTGCTGTCGCATTGCCTGGACTTCGTTGAAGAAGCCGGCATGCTCGACGCCGTGCGTGCCGCCGGTTTCCAGACCAAACATGGCGCAGCCTTTGGTTGGGGTGAGCGTTATACCGAATTCGATTTCCGCGACACCTTCACCCAGGGGCAGGGTTCAACCTATCAGGTGCTGCGGGCCGACTTCGACAAGCTGCTGGCCGATCAGGCCGAGCTGCAGGGTGTGGAAATCCGCTACGAAGAGGAAATCTTCGCCGTCGATTTCAGTGGCGACTGCCCGCGCCTCTCGGTACGCCGCCTCGCCGATGGCCATGAGTATCAGGTGGAATGCGCCTTCGTCCTCGACGGCAGCGGTTACGGCCGCGTGCTGCCACGCCTGCTCGACCTCGACACACCGTCGAGCTTCCCCGTACGCCAGGCGGTGTTTACCCATGTTGAGGACCGCAGCGAGGGCAGCGGTTTCGACCGCGAAAAAATCCTCATCACCACTCACCCGACCTTGCGCGATGTGTGGTTCTGGACCATCCCGTTCAGCAACGGCCGCTGCTCGGTGGGCGTGGTCGCCGATGCCACCCGCTATCAGGGTCGTCCGGCCGACCTGGACGCCTGCCTCAAGCAATTTATCGAAGAGACACCCAGCCTGCACAAGGTGCTGAAAAACGCCGTATGGGATACCCCGGCGCGTACCATCGGCGGCTACTCGGCCAACGTCAAAGCCCTGCACGGCCCAGGTTTTGCTCTGCTCGGCAATGCGGCGGAGTTCCTCGACCCGGTGTTCAGCTCCGGGGTGACCATCGCCATGCGCTCGGCGAGCATGGCCGCCGGCCTGTTGCACCGCCAACTACGCGGCGAGACGGTGGACTGGGAACAGGACTTTGCCATCCCACTCAAGCGCGGCGTCGACACCTTCCGCGTGTATGTCGAGGGCTGGTACGACGGCAGCTTCCAGGACGTGATCTATTTCGAGAAAGCCCAGCCGGAGATTCGCCGCATGATCAGCTCGATTCTTGCCGGCTACGCCTGGGATCAGAACAATCCCTACGTCGCCGAACCCAAACGCCGTCTGCGGGTGCTGGCTGAAGTCTGCGCCGCCCACTGA
- a CDS encoding sodium:proton antiporter, with amino-acid sequence MSIIGFWLLALALYALVAWVGGRRLIPIVGQLLVASLAIPALLLLWVEPHWQLSAKQLLAPEWLNLAYGLCFALLLGYILSDVIDLEVNAACLKIALPSFLVPMLAGLACAVWLLPGERDWLSAVGIGLLFSITAIPVLYLFLQSIGYPLEATKRLLHAAILMDFMCWSLFGLAQGSSNPATLLWPLLAAGLPLLLRALKLRHGLLYSLPFFALMLLFQQLGLNALVFGIAYMLCLAWLKQPFRLPLPARHWKLLLNGLAVPLILTYGVLRVDFHNIGAHYSWLYLGALLVLPVLSKVLGSWLGLHWADPAASSQIKWQESLLLNIRGLTEIVFLNLLLQLQLIDALVYFSLLLMSLFSTLLPALLGTRPATHAINEARSRHEVS; translated from the coding sequence ATGAGTATTATCGGGTTCTGGCTGCTGGCCCTGGCGCTCTATGCGCTGGTGGCCTGGGTCGGCGGCCGCCGCTTGATTCCCATCGTCGGTCAGTTGCTGGTCGCCAGCCTGGCGATTCCGGCGTTGCTACTGTTGTGGGTCGAGCCGCACTGGCAGCTCAGCGCCAAGCAGCTGCTCGCGCCGGAATGGCTGAACCTGGCCTACGGCCTGTGTTTCGCGTTGCTGCTGGGCTACATCCTCAGTGATGTGATCGACCTGGAGGTGAATGCTGCCTGCCTGAAGATCGCCCTGCCGAGCTTCCTGGTGCCGATGCTGGCCGGTTTGGCCTGCGCGGTCTGGCTGCTGCCCGGCGAGCGCGACTGGTTGAGCGCGGTGGGCATCGGCCTGCTGTTTTCGATCACCGCAATCCCGGTGCTGTACCTGTTTCTGCAGAGCATCGGCTACCCGCTGGAAGCGACCAAACGCCTGCTGCACGCGGCCATCCTAATGGACTTTATGTGCTGGAGCCTGTTCGGCCTGGCCCAGGGCAGCAGCAACCCGGCCACGTTGCTCTGGCCGCTGCTGGCCGCCGGCCTGCCGCTGCTGCTGCGTGCGCTGAAACTGCGCCACGGCCTGCTTTACAGCCTGCCGTTCTTTGCCCTGATGCTGCTGTTCCAGCAACTGGGGCTCAACGCCCTGGTGTTCGGCATCGCTTATATGCTGTGCCTGGCCTGGCTCAAGCAGCCGTTTCGTCTGCCATTGCCGGCGCGGCACTGGAAGTTGCTGTTGAATGGCCTGGCAGTGCCGCTAATTCTCACCTACGGCGTGCTGCGCGTGGATTTCCACAACATCGGCGCGCACTATTCCTGGCTCTACCTCGGCGCGCTGCTGGTGCTGCCGGTGTTGAGCAAGGTACTGGGCAGCTGGCTGGGCCTGCACTGGGCCGACCCGGCGGCCTCAAGCCAGATCAAATGGCAGGAAAGCCTGCTGCTGAATATTCGCGGGCTGACCGAAATCGTCTTCCTCAACCTGCTGCTGCAATTGCAGTTGATCGATGCCCTGGTGTATTTCAGCTTGCTGCTGATGAGCCTGTTTTCCACACTGCTGCCAGCCCTGCTCGGCACGCGCCCAGCCACCCATGCCATTAACGAGGCAAGAAGCCGCCATGAAGTCTCTTGA